A genome region from Perca fluviatilis chromosome 20, GENO_Pfluv_1.0, whole genome shotgun sequence includes the following:
- the LOC120549785 gene encoding SERTA domain-containing protein 4-like, whose amino-acid sequence MTLVLSMNPFLDPEGDPPLSTYKPIWESERCTKTCLSNPAPPCSSEEKCTQEPPCRRVPDHVSVSRIAYFKRKFVDDDDEPPFSFRTYCQTVAPVLEERAHVLRLSLEKMRFIDDPEAFLRRSVLVNNLLRRLRTEILLQSTDWCFPPNPAFTTGPCVPAPTTNAAHQALRGAVPTRICLAPQAGPPFRKRFRMVRGGQGDLRPDCAQTCCCIYAAAAAAGHYLHLPFSMYDAALSTCPSTPHSSSFFQLASHSKLGLTVAIEGHDGEDEDVEEEEEDNEEDEERELDEEEEEEEEEDDRREAGPSLDVVKDKSRQKSRTRNLLGHTHTRTEEDSCMTDRVEDEEGEQEEEEEEEEEEEEEEGQVVRPCQWDSTATERELHKVSFWRRRAHRQ is encoded by the exons ATGACCCTAGTTTTGTCCATGAATCCTTTCCTGGACCCAGAGGGAGACCCTCCGCTCTCCACATACAAGCCTATATGGGAATCGGAGCGTTGCACTAAGACCTGCCTGTCAAACCCTGCCCCACCATGCAGCTCTGAAGAGAAATGTACACAAG AACCGCCCTGCAGGCGAGTTCCTGATCATGTTTCAGTATCAAGGATTGCATACTTCAAGAGGAAgtttgttgatgatgatgatgagcctCCCTTCAGCTTCAGGACATACTGCCAGACT GTTGCCCCAGTCTTGGAGGAGCGTGCCCATGTGCTGCGCCTCTCCCTGGAGAAGATGCGGTTCATTGACGACCCTGAGGCCTTCCTCCGACGCTCCGTCCTCGTCAACAACCTCCTTCGGCGCCTGCGAACTGAGATTCTGCTCCAAAGCACTGACTGGTGCTTCCCACCCAACCCAGCATTTACCACTGGCCCCTGCGTCCCGGCACCCACCACAAACGCTGCTCACCAGGCACTCCGCGGAGCAGTACCCACCCGGATCTGTTTGGCACCCCAAGCGGGACCGCCCTTCCGCAAGCGCTTCCGAATGGTCCGTGGAGGACAGGGGGATCTACGCCCTGACTGTGCCCAGACATGCTGCTGCATCTACGCAGCGGCCGCTGCTGCAGGACACTATCTCCACCTCCCCTTCTCCATGTACGATGCAGCACTCTCGACCTGCCCGTCCACACCACactcctcctctttttttcaacTAGCTAGCCATAGTAAGTTAGGGCTGACAGTGGCCATAGAAGGGCATGATGGGGAGGATGAAGatgttgaggaggaggaggaggacaatgaagaggatgaagagagggaattggacgaggaggaggaggaggaagaagaagaggatgaTAGAAGAGAAGCTGGGCCTTCCCTTGATGTTGTCAAGGACAAGTCAAGACAGAAAAGTAGGACTAGAAACTTGCTgggtcacacacatacaaggaCAGAGGAGGACAGCTGCATGACAGATAGGGTAGAGGATGAAGAgggagagcaagaggaggaggaggaagaggaggaggaggaggaagaagaggaagggcAGGTTGTGAGACCATGTCAGTGGGACTCTACTGCCACAGAAAGGGAGCTCCACAAGGTCAGCTTTTGGCGCCGCAGGGCTCATAGACAATGA